From the genome of Brevibacterium sp. JSBI002, one region includes:
- a CDS encoding cold-shock protein: MPTGRVKWFDADKGFGFVIAEDGSQAFLHSSVLPEGVEVTKGTRLEYDVVDSRRGAQVLKARPITTPGKVAKARRRPAVDMAVMVEDVIKVLDDLNNGLQHGRYPDPTHGNKVASLLRAIADDLES; this comes from the coding sequence ATGCCCACCGGACGCGTGAAATGGTTCGATGCCGACAAGGGCTTCGGCTTCGTCATCGCCGAGGACGGCTCGCAGGCCTTCCTCCATTCCTCCGTGCTGCCCGAGGGAGTCGAAGTCACCAAGGGCACCCGGCTCGAATACGATGTCGTCGATTCCCGCCGCGGAGCGCAGGTGCTCAAGGCCCGCCCGATCACCACTCCCGGCAAAGTCGCCAAGGCCCGCCGACGTCCGGCCGTGGACATGGCAGTTATGGTTGAAGATGTCATCAAAGTTTTGGATGACCTCAACAACGGACTGCAGCACGGCCGTTACCCGGACCCCACCCATGGGAACAAGGTCGCCAGCCTGCTGCGGGCGATTGCCGACGATTTGGAGTCCTGA
- a CDS encoding helicase-associated domain-containing protein: protein MSMTFSQWLSHSADADFESFVRTRRDLLQPESPTMAALAAAASSRIGVSRGIEALDAQSLEVFIALAKAARTTPEIKITGNPHIDPALAEAALPRLRDLGLAWPAGGDGNWRIQSEAITLLPTSAAESARAYPWQIDGSAIDSSTATIGQPLIHNSEQAAVAEGISSLRGLVDELAASPISRLTSGGISKRDVSRLARTLELGLEQTITLLQAAKSLHLIGVLDDALDPQWTAADDADSALAGDRAELWAALVGAWLRELLDVTQLAAGTSENERLTVLATPKKSLFKGYGLSVPAMPLLRFAVLSVLHDIGLGSARSAGWIHAEVLRRHPLLPAHEFAMTEAVLHTCVSFGLATTPLQEPDHFGPSRFGLRLAAGLDRAMAEHAEQDPSILPLGVSVEALTVPGDVIAAVTEGLGAEVDTVLIQSDLTAVATGPIEPRVHHILRKYAVVEARGQGTVYRIDAETIEDTMQAGLTPEEALAELAEISAEELPSTLEFLVQNTASKLRRVRVAGARAVLIVDDPVDLDVILSDQAMMPAGLERLAPTVAIAQLGPERTMHLLEAGDHHALLHAAAGPVRKRRVITESEPEVSVRRRPRVSDGHLGEYIRILRSAPAAAAQVSTDEPLGHMDRLREAAEAKRRVLIRIADSHGKERTIEMLPATLNAGRVRGVVTTTGAEASLSVARIVSVDPSP, encoded by the coding sequence ATGTCAATGACCTTCAGCCAGTGGCTGTCCCACAGTGCAGATGCCGACTTCGAGTCCTTCGTCCGGACCCGTCGCGACCTCCTCCAACCCGAGTCCCCGACGATGGCGGCGCTGGCCGCGGCCGCGTCCTCGCGCATCGGGGTCTCCCGCGGCATCGAAGCTCTCGATGCGCAGTCGCTCGAGGTCTTCATCGCCTTGGCCAAGGCGGCCCGGACGACGCCGGAGATCAAGATCACGGGCAATCCGCATATCGATCCCGCCCTCGCCGAGGCGGCCCTGCCCCGACTGCGCGACCTCGGCCTGGCATGGCCGGCAGGTGGGGATGGGAACTGGCGGATCCAGTCCGAGGCCATCACCCTGCTGCCGACTTCGGCGGCCGAATCCGCCCGGGCCTACCCGTGGCAGATCGACGGGTCCGCGATCGATTCGTCCACGGCCACGATCGGCCAGCCGCTCATCCACAACAGCGAACAGGCCGCCGTGGCCGAGGGGATCTCGTCCCTGCGCGGACTCGTCGATGAACTCGCCGCCTCCCCGATCTCCCGGCTGACCAGCGGCGGCATCTCGAAACGGGACGTCTCCCGACTCGCCCGCACCCTCGAACTGGGACTCGAGCAGACGATCACCCTGCTGCAGGCGGCGAAGTCGCTGCACCTCATCGGAGTCCTCGACGATGCCCTCGATCCGCAATGGACGGCCGCCGATGACGCCGATTCCGCCCTCGCCGGAGACCGTGCCGAACTGTGGGCGGCACTAGTCGGGGCATGGCTGCGCGAACTGCTCGACGTCACGCAGCTGGCGGCGGGGACGAGCGAGAACGAACGCCTCACCGTGCTCGCCACCCCGAAGAAGTCCCTGTTCAAAGGGTACGGGCTGTCGGTGCCGGCGATGCCGCTCCTTCGCTTCGCCGTGCTCTCCGTCCTCCACGACATCGGTCTGGGCTCGGCACGGTCGGCCGGGTGGATCCATGCCGAGGTGCTGCGTCGGCATCCGCTGCTGCCGGCGCACGAATTCGCAATGACCGAGGCCGTTCTCCACACCTGTGTGAGCTTCGGGTTGGCGACGACTCCGCTGCAGGAGCCGGATCATTTCGGCCCGAGCCGGTTCGGACTCCGACTGGCCGCCGGACTGGATCGGGCGATGGCCGAGCATGCCGAGCAGGACCCCTCGATCCTGCCCCTGGGCGTGTCCGTCGAGGCCCTGACCGTGCCCGGGGATGTCATCGCCGCAGTCACCGAGGGGCTGGGGGCCGAGGTCGACACAGTGCTCATCCAGTCCGATCTCACCGCCGTGGCCACCGGACCGATCGAACCGCGGGTCCACCATATTCTGCGCAAGTACGCCGTCGTCGAGGCCCGCGGTCAGGGCACCGTCTACCGCATCGACGCCGAGACCATCGAGGACACGATGCAGGCCGGGCTCACCCCGGAGGAGGCGTTGGCCGAACTCGCCGAGATCAGTGCCGAAGAGCTGCCGTCGACGCTGGAGTTCCTCGTGCAGAACACGGCTTCGAAGCTGCGTCGAGTGCGGGTGGCAGGTGCCAGGGCGGTGCTCATCGTCGACGACCCGGTCGACCTCGATGTCATCCTCTCCGATCAGGCCATGATGCCGGCCGGTCTCGAACGTCTGGCTCCGACCGTGGCGATCGCTCAGCTGGGCCCGGAGCGAACGATGCACCTGCTCGAGGCCGGGGATCACCATGCTCTGCTGCATGCGGCGGCCGGACCCGTGCGCAAACGCCGGGTGATCACCGAATCGGAACCCGAGGTCAGCGTGAGGCGACGTCCGCGGGTCAGTGACGGCCACCTCGGCGAATATATTCGGATCCTGCGGTCCGCACCGGCGGCGGCCGCCCAGGTGAGCACGGATGAGCCTTTGGGGCATATGGATCGGCTGCGGGAAGCGGCGGAGGCGAAGCGTCGCGTGCTCATTCGGATCGCGGATTCCCACGGCAAGGAACGGACGATCGAGATGCTGCCGGCCACCCTCAACGCCGGCCGCGTCCGCGGAGTGGTGACGACCACCGGCGCCGAGGCCTCCCTGTCCGTCGCCCGCATCGTCTCCGTCGACCCCTCCCCCTAA
- a CDS encoding NAD(P)/FAD-dependent oxidoreductase produces the protein MPAHTVDSSARVGIIGSGIAGASVAFGLASRGVDVTIVDDAMAGQATAASAGIIAPWVSTSTGAYYETYAAGGNFYPAFLEALRTLGIPDLGYRRSGALVVNNDPGTLAEAAATIRSRVAPAGTVAGEVHDLDAAELREIFPPIAPDMTGLLITGGGRVDGRVLRDAILTGARLHGARTVADSAQDVTASSAGTWSVRTTSATEDFDALVIAGGARSAELLGRLGHAVGIVPQRGQLLHLELRGVNTSPWPTIHPLDHHYITPFDGGRIVAGATREDGVGFDVRATAAGTQQVLDDALRIAPGLAQATVLETRVGVRPMSTREGALPYAGAVQGADGLWLASGFGAGGLTMGPLIGDGVARLILGEEAPEIAHLAP, from the coding sequence ATGCCTGCACACACCGTCGACAGCTCCGCCCGCGTCGGCATCATCGGCAGCGGAATCGCCGGGGCCAGTGTTGCCTTCGGCCTCGCCTCCCGCGGGGTCGACGTCACCATCGTCGACGATGCCATGGCCGGGCAGGCGACAGCTGCCAGCGCGGGGATCATCGCACCATGGGTGTCGACGAGCACCGGTGCCTACTACGAGACGTACGCGGCGGGAGGGAACTTCTATCCGGCGTTCCTCGAGGCGCTGCGTACGCTCGGCATCCCCGACCTCGGCTATCGCAGGTCCGGTGCCCTCGTCGTCAACAACGACCCGGGGACCCTCGCCGAGGCGGCTGCGACCATCCGTTCTCGTGTCGCGCCCGCGGGGACCGTCGCGGGCGAGGTCCATGACCTCGATGCTGCGGAGCTTCGCGAGATCTTTCCGCCGATCGCTCCGGACATGACCGGACTCCTCATCACCGGAGGCGGCCGTGTCGACGGGCGGGTTCTGCGCGATGCGATCCTCACCGGAGCGCGCCTGCATGGCGCCAGAACGGTCGCAGATTCTGCACAGGATGTCACCGCATCGAGCGCGGGCACATGGTCGGTACGCACCACCTCGGCGACGGAGGACTTCGACGCCCTCGTCATCGCAGGTGGGGCGCGGAGTGCCGAGCTCCTCGGACGACTCGGCCACGCTGTGGGGATCGTCCCTCAACGTGGTCAGCTGCTCCATCTGGAGCTGCGCGGAGTCAACACATCGCCGTGGCCGACGATTCACCCTCTCGACCATCACTACATCACACCCTTCGACGGAGGCCGCATCGTCGCAGGCGCCACCAGGGAGGACGGGGTCGGCTTCGACGTCCGCGCCACTGCCGCCGGAACGCAGCAGGTCCTCGACGACGCGCTGCGGATCGCCCCGGGCCTCGCACAGGCTACCGTTCTCGAGACCCGCGTCGGAGTGCGCCCCATGTCGACGCGCGAGGGGGCACTGCCGTACGCGGGTGCGGTGCAGGGCGCGGACGGACTGTGGCTGGCTTCGGGATTCGGCGCCGGCGGACTCACGATGGGCCCACTCATCGGCGATGGTGTGGCCAGACTGATCCTCGGCGAAGAAGCACCGGAGATCGCCCACCTGGCTCCGTGA
- a CDS encoding pyridoxal 5'-phosphate synthase: MERQVRIRGLAEVAAPEDSDAYFAVRPRGSQIGATVSKQSQPVTSREQMQAEYDAATAELEGQDVPRPDHWGGFRVRVFEIEFWQGQQNRFHDRWVFRRADGSHEAADLDDSSAWEVVRLYP; the protein is encoded by the coding sequence ATGGAACGACAGGTCCGCATCCGCGGCCTCGCCGAGGTGGCCGCCCCCGAGGACTCGGACGCGTACTTCGCCGTGCGCCCCCGTGGATCGCAGATCGGGGCGACCGTGTCCAAGCAGTCCCAACCGGTGACCAGCCGCGAACAGATGCAGGCCGAATACGATGCCGCGACGGCCGAGCTCGAGGGCCAGGACGTTCCGCGGCCCGACCATTGGGGCGGATTCCGCGTGCGCGTCTTCGAGATCGAATTCTGGCAGGGCCAGCAGAACCGGTTCCACGACCGGTGGGTCTTCCGCCGTGCCGACGGCAGCCACGAAGCAGCTGACCTCGACGACTCCTCGGCCTGGGAGGTCGTCCGTCTCTACCCCTGA
- a CDS encoding aldehyde dehydrogenase family protein, protein MTPPVGITQYGPDAVFDNLIGGARVPSEDRSTNTNPSDPSDVIGRYARADAATVASAIDTARAAAPAWADLGSQQRFAILDKAGSLIAERADELGDLLAREEGKQLAEAKGEVLRASQIFKFFAGETIRNTGEVVDSVRPGLIAEMTHEPIGVIGIITPWNFPIAIPAWKIAPALAFGNTIVFKPAELAPASAYALTDILAEAGLPDGVLNLVMGPGSVVGDALSTSAKVDAVTFTGSVAVGRSVIASAAAHQIRVQCEMGGKNPLVVLGDADLEAAAEAAINGAFFSTGQRCTASSRLIVTSDVHDEFVALLKEKMAALTVGDARAEGIAIGPVVSRTQLDQDLDYIAKARVEGGEVTGGELVDSDTDGYFLAPALVTGTKPGDTINVEEVFGPVASVIEVADYNEALAVANDTEFGLSSGIFTTSLKYSTHFKRYAEAGMVMVNAPTAGVDYHVSFGGRKGSSYGPREQARAAREFFTVHKTTYTNAG, encoded by the coding sequence ATGACACCCCCAGTAGGCATTACCCAGTACGGACCCGACGCCGTGTTCGACAACCTCATCGGCGGCGCACGGGTGCCCAGTGAGGACCGGTCGACGAATACGAACCCGTCCGATCCTTCCGATGTGATCGGCCGCTACGCCCGCGCGGATGCCGCCACGGTCGCCTCGGCGATCGATACCGCCCGCGCTGCCGCCCCCGCCTGGGCGGACCTCGGCTCACAGCAGCGATTCGCAATCCTCGACAAGGCCGGCAGCCTCATCGCCGAACGCGCCGACGAACTCGGCGATCTGCTCGCCCGGGAAGAGGGCAAACAGCTCGCCGAAGCCAAGGGCGAGGTGCTGCGCGCCTCCCAGATCTTCAAGTTCTTCGCCGGCGAGACCATCCGCAACACCGGTGAGGTTGTCGACTCGGTCCGCCCCGGGCTCATCGCCGAGATGACGCACGAGCCCATCGGCGTCATCGGCATCATCACCCCGTGGAACTTCCCCATCGCCATCCCGGCCTGGAAGATCGCCCCGGCCCTGGCTTTCGGCAATACGATCGTGTTCAAACCGGCCGAACTCGCCCCCGCCAGCGCCTATGCACTCACCGACATCCTCGCCGAGGCGGGACTGCCCGATGGGGTCCTCAACCTCGTCATGGGGCCGGGCTCCGTGGTCGGGGACGCACTGTCCACCTCGGCGAAGGTCGACGCCGTGACTTTCACCGGATCCGTCGCCGTCGGACGGTCCGTCATCGCATCGGCTGCGGCCCACCAGATCAGGGTGCAGTGCGAGATGGGCGGGAAGAATCCGCTCGTCGTGCTCGGCGACGCCGACCTCGAAGCGGCCGCCGAGGCCGCGATCAACGGAGCCTTCTTCTCCACCGGTCAGCGCTGCACCGCGTCCTCCCGCCTCATCGTCACCTCCGATGTGCACGACGAATTCGTCGCGCTGCTCAAGGAGAAGATGGCGGCGCTGACCGTCGGAGACGCCCGCGCCGAGGGCATCGCCATCGGACCCGTGGTCTCCCGGACCCAGCTCGACCAGGACCTCGACTACATCGCCAAGGCGCGAGTCGAAGGCGGGGAGGTCACCGGCGGTGAGCTCGTCGACTCGGACACGGACGGGTACTTCCTCGCCCCCGCGCTCGTCACGGGCACGAAACCGGGCGACACGATCAACGTCGAAGAGGTCTTCGGTCCGGTCGCCTCGGTGATCGAGGTTGCCGACTACAACGAAGCGCTGGCCGTGGCCAATGACACCGAGTTCGGACTGTCCTCGGGCATCTTCACGACCTCCCTGAAATATTCGACCCACTTCAAGCGTTACGCCGAAGCCGGAATGGTCATGGTCAATGCCCCGACGGCAGGAGTGGACTATCATGTCTCCTTCGGCGGACGGAAAGGGTCTAGCTATGGTCCCCGCGAACAGGCTCGGGCGGCACGCGAATTCTTCACAGTGCACAAGACGACCTACACGAATGCGGGCTGA
- a CDS encoding DUF3027 domain-containing protein has translation MSSLFSDWLARQTAAPAENDAEQTTEAAPGSDAPAAAGESTAAGSAVAADSGTAASAKASKTGRPRSGTEKVVLDTQLAAAIDIARTAITEVAGTAVVGEHLGAVAEATRLVTHYFVCTDPTYRGWRWVAVLARAPRAKKVTVCETALLPGPDALVAPEWVPWEERLEPGDMGPRDTLPKLDQDPNLQPGFQQTEDNSADNIDQIQNFEFGLGRERVLSSDGLSAAASRWSESDAGPDSEFASRAAGHCGSCGYLMPIAGSLRQKFGVCANAWSPFDGRVVGLESGCGAHSETDVRRPNNEPAEAVVDDYSGELEFQEG, from the coding sequence ATGTCATCACTGTTCAGTGATTGGCTGGCCCGGCAGACCGCCGCGCCCGCCGAGAACGACGCCGAACAGACCACCGAGGCGGCCCCGGGCAGCGATGCGCCCGCCGCTGCGGGCGAATCGACCGCCGCTGGAAGTGCGGTCGCCGCGGATTCCGGCACGGCCGCCTCGGCGAAGGCATCGAAGACTGGTCGTCCGCGATCGGGCACGGAGAAGGTCGTCCTCGACACCCAGCTGGCCGCGGCGATCGACATCGCCCGCACCGCCATCACCGAGGTGGCCGGCACTGCCGTCGTCGGCGAACACCTGGGCGCGGTGGCCGAGGCGACCCGCCTCGTCACCCACTACTTCGTGTGCACCGACCCGACCTACCGCGGTTGGCGGTGGGTGGCCGTGCTCGCCCGCGCTCCGCGCGCGAAGAAGGTCACGGTCTGCGAAACCGCGCTGCTGCCCGGTCCCGATGCTCTCGTCGCCCCCGAATGGGTGCCGTGGGAGGAACGACTCGAACCCGGCGATATGGGCCCGCGGGACACCCTGCCGAAGCTCGACCAGGACCCGAACCTGCAGCCGGGCTTCCAACAGACCGAGGACAACTCGGCGGACAACATCGACCAGATCCAGAACTTCGAATTCGGTCTCGGTCGTGAACGCGTGCTCTCCTCCGACGGGCTGAGCGCGGCCGCGAGCCGATGGTCGGAATCCGATGCCGGACCCGACAGCGAGTTCGCCTCACGCGCGGCCGGACACTGCGGCAGCTGCGGCTACCTCATGCCGATCGCCGGATCGCTGCGCCAGAAGTTCGGGGTCTGCGCCAATGCGTGGTCGCCGTTCGACGGTCGCGTGGTCGGACTCGAATCCGGATGCGGTGCGCATTCGGAGACCGATGTGAGACGGCCGAACAACGAGCCTGCTGAAGCCGTCGTCGACGACTACTCCGGCGAGCTCGAGTTCCAGGAGGGCTGA
- a CDS encoding DUF456 domain-containing protein: protein MTTDIITSALVGLAILVGCLGIIVPVLPGSILIAIAVLVWAIIIGGPAAWIIFAIVAVFVAAGMSASLVLTGRKLKSMQVPNSSVLLGGVLAIIGFFVIPVLGLPIGFVGGLYLAVYARLKDGKTAWNSSWESIKAIGLGAAIEFILAMLAAITFGIGVLIHFFG, encoded by the coding sequence GTGACAACTGACATCATCACCTCGGCGCTCGTGGGCCTGGCGATCCTCGTCGGCTGCCTGGGCATCATCGTGCCGGTGCTTCCCGGGTCGATCCTCATCGCCATCGCGGTGCTCGTCTGGGCGATCATCATCGGCGGACCGGCCGCGTGGATCATCTTCGCCATCGTCGCGGTGTTCGTCGCTGCCGGAATGAGCGCCTCACTCGTGCTCACCGGTCGCAAACTCAAGTCCATGCAGGTGCCGAACTCCTCGGTGCTGCTGGGCGGGGTGCTCGCCATCATCGGCTTCTTCGTCATCCCCGTGCTCGGCCTGCCCATCGGCTTCGTCGGCGGCCTCTACCTCGCCGTGTATGCCCGCCTCAAGGACGGGAAGACGGCGTGGAACTCCAGCTGGGAATCGATCAAGGCGATCGGCCTCGGCGCTGCCATCGAGTTCATCCTCGCCATGCTCGCCGCCATCACCTTCGGCATCGGCGTGCTCATCCACTTCTTCGGCTGA
- a CDS encoding MFS transporter, with protein MSQMFRSLSEPNYRHWFAGALISNTGTWMQRTAQDWIVLTMLTDNNASALGLTMALQLGPQLIMFPFAGNLVDKFDKRRLLMVTQALLGFIGLVLFVLTITDVIVLWHVYVLAFTLGMLTTLDNPARQAFVSELVGEKLLPNAVSLNSASFNGARMIGPAVAGVLTAVIGPGPVFLISGLGFAATLTVLLRLDKSKLHPSGRRGKGGVLGGLKYLRRRPDITVVLVVLFIVATFGFNFNIYTATMAKIEFGKDASGFGLLNSVMAIGSVTGALASARREKPRLRFIFGAAGGFGIAVGVASLMPNYYLFAASLMFVGFASLTMMTSANAYVQTTTAPNYRGRVMAIYAAVVMGGTPIGAPLAGWVADAFGPRMALVVGAASGIIAFAVGLLWMITAKDLRLHRDPKSRIRLHMSYQGRPPGGTGH; from the coding sequence ATGTCCCAGATGTTCCGGTCGCTGTCGGAGCCGAACTACCGGCACTGGTTCGCCGGTGCCCTGATCTCCAACACCGGGACATGGATGCAGCGCACGGCGCAGGACTGGATCGTCCTGACCATGCTCACGGACAACAACGCTTCGGCGCTCGGCCTCACCATGGCGCTGCAGCTGGGACCGCAGCTGATCATGTTCCCGTTCGCGGGAAACCTCGTCGACAAGTTCGACAAACGGCGTCTGCTCATGGTCACTCAGGCGCTGCTGGGATTCATCGGACTCGTCCTCTTCGTCCTCACCATCACCGACGTCATCGTCCTCTGGCACGTCTACGTACTTGCGTTCACGCTCGGGATGCTCACGACCCTGGACAACCCGGCCAGGCAGGCCTTCGTCTCCGAACTCGTCGGTGAGAAGCTGCTGCCGAACGCCGTCAGCCTCAACTCGGCGTCCTTCAACGGCGCACGCATGATCGGACCCGCCGTGGCCGGTGTGCTCACCGCCGTCATCGGCCCCGGTCCCGTCTTCCTCATCAGCGGCCTCGGCTTCGCAGCGACGCTCACGGTGCTCCTCCGGCTCGACAAGTCGAAGCTGCATCCTTCCGGTCGACGCGGCAAGGGCGGAGTCCTCGGCGGACTGAAATATCTGCGCAGACGCCCGGACATCACGGTCGTGCTCGTTGTGCTGTTCATCGTCGCGACCTTCGGATTCAACTTCAACATCTACACGGCGACGATGGCGAAGATCGAGTTCGGCAAGGACGCCAGCGGCTTCGGTCTGCTCAACTCCGTCATGGCCATCGGGTCCGTGACCGGGGCACTCGCCTCGGCCAGGCGGGAGAAGCCCCGCCTGCGCTTCATCTTCGGCGCCGCCGGCGGATTCGGTATCGCCGTCGGCGTGGCATCGCTGATGCCCAACTACTATCTCTTCGCCGCCTCGCTGATGTTCGTCGGCTTCGCATCGCTGACGATGATGACTTCGGCGAACGCCTATGTGCAGACGACCACCGCGCCGAACTACCGCGGTCGAGTCATGGCCATCTACGCGGCCGTCGTCATGGGCGGCACCCCGATCGGGGCACCGCTGGCCGGCTGGGTCGCCGATGCCTTCGGGCCGCGGATGGCACTCGTCGTCGGAGCCGCCTCGGGGATCATCGCCTTCGCGGTGGGGCTGCTGTGGATGATCACGGCCAAGGATCTGCGCCTCCACCGGGACCCGAAGTCGCGGATCCGGCTGCACATGAGCTATCAGGGCAGGCCACCGGGCGGCACCGGGCACTGA
- the serC gene encoding phosphoserine transaminase, with product MTATNIEIPKNLLPADGRFGSGPARIRPAQIEALTSAATEVLGTSHRQAPVKNLVGRIRSGLAELFSLPEGYEVVLGNGGSTVFWDVAAFGLVRERAAHATFGEFGQKFAKATDTAPHLKSSLILGAEPGTAAIPSPEALAAAGLVNSPAEAATGENAADVFAWPHNETSTGVATRIARPAGIAEDALVVIDATSGAGGLAVDIAETDVYYFAPQKNMGSDGGLWVAIMSPRAIARAQEIKDSGRWIPTSLALVTAIENSAKDQTYNTPAVATLLLLAEQIEWINGNGGLSWAAERTAESSGLVYDWAESAEAAHPYVAEPADRSSVVATVDFDESVDAAAVAKVLRANGVVDVEPYRKLGRNQLRIATFVSVDPDDVRALLSCIDFVVDALK from the coding sequence GTGACTGCGACGAATATTGAGATCCCGAAGAACCTCCTGCCCGCCGACGGACGCTTCGGGTCCGGCCCGGCCCGCATCCGCCCCGCCCAGATCGAGGCGCTGACCTCGGCCGCGACCGAGGTGCTCGGCACCAGCCACCGCCAGGCGCCGGTGAAGAACCTCGTCGGCCGCATCCGCTCCGGACTGGCCGAGCTGTTCAGCCTGCCCGAGGGCTACGAAGTGGTGCTCGGCAACGGCGGGTCCACCGTGTTCTGGGACGTCGCGGCATTCGGCCTCGTCCGCGAACGGGCCGCCCATGCAACGTTTGGCGAGTTCGGTCAGAAGTTCGCAAAGGCCACCGACACCGCCCCACACCTGAAGTCCTCCCTTATCCTGGGCGCCGAACCCGGCACCGCTGCGATCCCGTCGCCGGAGGCCCTGGCTGCTGCTGGTCTTGTGAACTCCCCCGCCGAGGCGGCCACCGGCGAGAACGCCGCCGACGTCTTCGCCTGGCCCCACAATGAGACGTCGACCGGCGTCGCCACCCGAATCGCACGTCCGGCCGGGATCGCCGAGGATGCCCTCGTCGTCATCGACGCCACCTCCGGAGCGGGCGGGCTGGCCGTCGACATCGCCGAGACCGACGTCTATTACTTCGCCCCGCAGAAGAACATGGGCTCCGACGGCGGCCTGTGGGTGGCGATCATGTCGCCGCGAGCGATCGCCCGCGCGCAGGAGATCAAGGACTCCGGGCGCTGGATCCCGACCTCGCTCGCTCTGGTCACCGCGATCGAGAACTCGGCCAAGGACCAGACCTACAACACCCCGGCGGTGGCGACCCTGCTGCTGCTCGCCGAGCAGATCGAGTGGATCAACGGCAACGGCGGACTGTCGTGGGCGGCCGAGCGGACCGCGGAGTCCTCCGGGCTCGTCTACGACTGGGCTGAATCCGCCGAGGCGGCCCACCCCTATGTCGCCGAGCCGGCCGACCGCTCATCGGTCGTCGCCACCGTCGACTTCGATGAGTCGGTGGATGCTGCGGCCGTGGCCAAGGTGCTGCGGGCGAACGGCGTCGTCGACGTGGAGCCCTACCGCAAGCTCGGCCGCAATCAGCTGCGCATCGCGACCTTCGTCTCCGTCGACCCCGACGATGTGCGGGCACTGCTGAGCTGCATCGACTTCGTCGTCGACGCTCTCAAGTAA
- a CDS encoding pyridoxamine 5'-phosphate oxidase family protein yields MSEPVDRLPQTRKSYDSAVFEHPDAAPLDLLRRWYDEAADHVREPNAMTVSTLDEWGPSSRIVLLKGLDERGLLFFTDYDSAKGRQLQATPASP; encoded by the coding sequence ATGAGTGAGCCCGTCGATCGTCTCCCGCAGACCCGCAAGTCCTACGACTCAGCCGTCTTCGAACACCCCGACGCAGCACCCCTAGATCTGCTGCGCCGGTGGTACGACGAGGCGGCCGATCATGTCCGCGAACCGAATGCGATGACCGTCTCTACCCTGGATGAATGGGGCCCGAGCTCGCGCATCGTCCTGCTCAAAGGCCTCGACGAACGCGGACTCCTGTTCTTCACCGACTACGACTCCGCGAAGGGCCGGCAGCTGCAGGCGACCCCCGCATCGCCGTGA